Sequence from the Hyalangium minutum genome:
ACCAGCTGAAGAGCAGATTCCATTCACCGGAAACCAGTCAATCCTGAATAACAAATGAAAACGCCATCACCAGAAAAACAGGACCGACGGGCGACGAACGTCGGGACTTGCGCTGACTGACTGACCGGATTACTATTTTGGTCAATGAGTTCCGACCCACGCACGGCCATCCTCAACGCCGCCGGTGAAGTCTTCGCCCGCTTCGGGTTCAAGAAGGCCTCCATGGAGGACATTGCCCGCCGCGCCGGCGTCGGCAAGGGCAGCATCTACCTCGACTTCGAGAGCAAGGAGGAGCTGTTCGAGGCGGCCGTCCGGCTCGCAACCGGGCAGGGGCTTGCCGAGCTTGAGTCGGCCGTGCGCCGGGCGCCCACCCCTGAAGCCCAGATACGGGCGTATCTCCAGGGCAAGCTGCAGCAGAGTGCGCGCACGGTGGATGGGCAGCGCATTCAACTGGAGACCCTCTTCGAGCTCGGCACGCAGGCCATGCGCTTCCTGCCCGAGCTCCAGGAGAAGGAGGCGGCACTTGTCGCGCGCATCCTCTCCGAGGGCAATGCACAAGGAGCGTTTGCTGTCCCAGACCCCCAGCTGGTGGCCACGGGTCTCGTGGAGACCGTCACGTCGATCACCGTCAAGCTGATGACGCAGGACTCCAAGGTCCCGCTGGGAACCGCGCTGGAGGCCTACTTCGACGTCTTCATCCGAGGCCTCGCGCCTCCCGCTGTCACACCGCCCCCCAAGAGCTGACCCCCTGCACCTCCACGCGAGCAGGCGTGAGGTGTTCGTTTGCCCAGAACTGACCAGAAAAACCAATCCAGTCACCGGGTCTTTATTCCTCCCCAAGGTGCCAGACCCCAGAAGCAGGAGTCCCGCAATGAAGACGTTCGCGAAGTCGGTCGTGGTGGCAGTGGCCATGGTGGCAGCCGGGTGTGGCGGCGGCAGCAAGGCCGCTCCCCCTCCCCCGGCAGCCCAAGTGGTCCAGAAGCCCATGGGCGTGCGGGCTGTCACGCCCGCTCCCCAGCTCGAGTCGAGCGTCCTGCAGGCCACCGGCGGCGTGCGCGCCAAGCAGGAGGCGACGCTGAGCGCCCAGGGGTCGGGCGCCCTTACCCGCATCAGTGTGAAGGTGGGTGAGCGCGTGAAGCGCGGCCAGGTGCTGGCGCAGCTGGACACCTCCAATGCGCGCATCGCCGCGGACCAGGCGCGGGCCGCGAAGGCGGCGGCGGACGCGGCGCGCGACGGCGCGACGGCGGAGGTGGAGCGGGCGCGGGCCCTGGCGGAGGCGGGCAGCCTCGCGCGGGCCTCGCTCGACAAGGCCGAGGTGGGCTACCGCCAGGCGCAGGCTCAGGCGGCCCAGGCAGCCGCCGCCTTCGCCAACACGCAGGAGATCCTGCGTGACGCCACCATCACCGCTCCCTTCGACGGCGTCATCACCAGCCGCAGCCGCAACGAGGGCGACTATGTGTCGCCCGGCACGGCCATCTTCGGCCTCGTCAACACGCAGGACCTCGAGGTGCGCGTCCCGGTACCCGAGGCCTTCGTGGACCGCGTGAAGGTGGGCAGCGTCGTCCAGGGAACGATCAATCCCTCTGGCGCTCCCTTCGAGGCGCGGGTGACGAGCTTGGGGGCCACCATTGATCCGCAGACGCGCACCGTCGAGGTGCTCGCCGACGTGCTGCCGGCCCAGGACACCCGCGGGGTGCAGCTGCGCGCGGGGGCCCTCGTGGAGCTCGACTTCTCGGCTGCGGCGTCCTCCGAGGGCAAGCCGGGCCAGGCGGGGCTCTTCCTGCCCGCGCAGGCCGTCCAGTCCCAGGGCCAGCACGGCTTCGTCTGGGTGGTGCAGGACGGCAAGGCGCAGCGCCGCGACGTCAAGGTGGAGCGCGTACTGCCCGGCTTCGTGCGCGTGGTGCAGGGCCTCAATCCCGAGGAGCGCGTCGTCGCTGACGCGAGCCTGCCGCTCCAGAACGGCACGGCCCTCCAGGTCGTCCAGTAGCTCCGGTCGGCGTTCCCTCTCTCTCCCCTCTTCCTCTTTCCCGGAACACCCTTCCCATGCTCGAGACATTCATCAAACGCCCCGTCTTCACCATCATGCTGATGGCGGCGGTCGTCGTCTTCGGCCTCTACGCCTACCCACGCATCGGCGTGGATCAGTACCCCAACGTCGACATCCCCGTCGTCACCGTCACCACGCTGCTTCCGGGCGCCGACCCGGAGTCCATCGAGAAGAACGTCTCCGACCCGCTCGAGGAGGCGCTCAACACGATCAACGGAGTGGACGAGCTCAACTCCATCAACCTCGAGAACATCAGCCAGGTCACCATCGCCTTCAAGCTGGGTACCAACGTGGACGTGGCGGCTCAGGACGTGCGCGACCGCGTGCAGGCCACGCTGCGCTCGCTGCCCAACGACATTGATACGCCCGTCGTCGAGAAGTTCGACATCGGCTCGGCGCCCATCTTGACGCTGTCGCTGTCCGGCTCGCTGCCCATCGACGAGCTGACGCGCGTGGCCGAGGACGTGGTGAAGCCCTCGCTGCAGAGCCAGCCGGGGGTGGGCAGCATCGGCGTGGTGGGTGGCCGTAAGCGGGAGATCCAGCTGGTGGTGGACCCGCAGCGCCTGCGTGGCTACGGGCTGGCCATCGGCGATGTGAGCCAGGCCCTTCAGGCGCAGAGCGTGGACCTGCCCGGCGGGCGCGCCACGCAAGGGGGCCGCGAGCGCATCGTGCGCCTGACGGCCGAGGCGCGCAGCGTCTCGGAGATTGGCGACATCATCCTCGCCAGCCCCAAGGGCACCCCGGTGCGCGTGCGGGACGTGGCGGCGGTGGTGGACGGCGCCCAGGAGGCGCGCGGCTCGGCACGCTCGGACACGGGCGCCGCCATCGCCCTCGTCGTGCGCAAGCAGTCGGGTTCCAACACGGTGCAGGTGGCCGAGCTCGTCAAGGAGTCGCTCGCGGAGCTCAACACCCAGCTGCCTCAGGGCGTGACGGTGAGCACCATCAGCGACAACTCCACCAGCATCCGCGCCTCCATCCACGCGGTGCAGGAGGACATGCTGGTCGGCGGCGTACTCGCCGTCCTCATCGTGCTCGTCTTCCTTCGCAACCTGCGCTCCACCCTGGTGAGCGCCATCGCGCTGCCCGTGTCCGTCGTCGGTACCTTCGCGGTGATGGCGCTGCTGGGCTTCACCTTCAACATCATCACGATGCTGGCCCTGACGCTCTCCATCGGCCTGCTCATCGACGACGCCATCGTGGTCATCGAGAACATCGTGCGCCACCTGGAGGAAGGGAAGACGCCCATCCAGGCGGCGCTCGAGGGCACCCGGCAGATCGCCATCGCGGTGTTCGCCGTGACGCTCGCCATCGTGGCGGTGTTCATTCCCGTGGCCTTCATGGAGGGAATGATTGGCCAGTTCTTCTACCAGTTCGGCGTCACGGTGGCCGTGGCGGTGCTCATCTCCTACGCGGTGTCGATGACGCTCACGCCCATGCTGTCCAGCCGCCTGCTCAAGGGCCATGGGCACGGCGCGCCCTCCAACCGCGTCAGCGCCGCCATCGAGCGCGTGCTGGTGGGCATGGAGAACGGGTACCGGCGCATCCTGGGAGCGGTGCTCAACCGCCGCGGTCTCGCCATGGCCGCCGCCGTCGGCGTGCTGGTGCTAACGCTGGGGCTGGCCCGCTTCCTCAAGTTCACCTTCATCCCGGCCGCCGATAACGGCTCGGTGCGCGTGACGCTCGAGTTGCCCGTGGGCTCCACCCTGGAGGACACCGAGCGCGAGCTCGGCATCGTGGCTCAGCAGGTGCGCACCCTGGAGGGCGTAAAGGAGACGTTCAGCACGGCGGGCGGCGGCGCCCTCGAGGAGGTGCACAAGGGAGAGGTGATGGTGAACCTCGTGCCGCGCAAGGAGCGCAGCTTCGACCAGGAGGCCTTCAAGGTGCGCCTGCGCGACACGCTGGCGCAGCGCCCGGGCGTGTTGATGTCCGTGCAGGACGTCTCCGGCGTGGGCGGTGGCGGCCGCACCCAGCAGGTGCAGTACGTGCTGCGCGGCACCGACTGGTCCCAGGTCGTCACCAGCAGCGAGAAGCTGCTCGCGGCGATGAAGTCCAACCCGGGGCTCACCGACATCGACACGACGTACCGCAGCGGCAAGCCCCAGTACGACGTCCGCATCGACCGCGAGCGCGCCGCGCAGCTGGGGGTGCCGGCTGCCCAGGTAGGCGCCTCCCTGCGCGCCTACCTCGGCCGCGATGAGTTCATGACGTACCGCGAGGGCGGCGAGACGTACGACGTGAAGCTGCGCCTGCCCGACGCCACGCTCGCCTCGCAGGAGGCGCTGGGGCAGCTCACCGTGCGCACCTCGAGCGGCCAGCTG
This genomic interval carries:
- a CDS encoding TetR/AcrR family transcriptional regulator, with the translated sequence MSSDPRTAILNAAGEVFARFGFKKASMEDIARRAGVGKGSIYLDFESKEELFEAAVRLATGQGLAELESAVRRAPTPEAQIRAYLQGKLQQSARTVDGQRIQLETLFELGTQAMRFLPELQEKEAALVARILSEGNAQGAFAVPDPQLVATGLVETVTSITVKLMTQDSKVPLGTALEAYFDVFIRGLAPPAVTPPPKS
- a CDS encoding efflux RND transporter periplasmic adaptor subunit, which translates into the protein MKTFAKSVVVAVAMVAAGCGGGSKAAPPPPAAQVVQKPMGVRAVTPAPQLESSVLQATGGVRAKQEATLSAQGSGALTRISVKVGERVKRGQVLAQLDTSNARIAADQARAAKAAADAARDGATAEVERARALAEAGSLARASLDKAEVGYRQAQAQAAQAAAAFANTQEILRDATITAPFDGVITSRSRNEGDYVSPGTAIFGLVNTQDLEVRVPVPEAFVDRVKVGSVVQGTINPSGAPFEARVTSLGATIDPQTRTVEVLADVLPAQDTRGVQLRAGALVELDFSAAASSEGKPGQAGLFLPAQAVQSQGQHGFVWVVQDGKAQRRDVKVERVLPGFVRVVQGLNPEERVVADASLPLQNGTALQVVQ
- a CDS encoding efflux RND transporter permease subunit, giving the protein MLETFIKRPVFTIMLMAAVVVFGLYAYPRIGVDQYPNVDIPVVTVTTLLPGADPESIEKNVSDPLEEALNTINGVDELNSINLENISQVTIAFKLGTNVDVAAQDVRDRVQATLRSLPNDIDTPVVEKFDIGSAPILTLSLSGSLPIDELTRVAEDVVKPSLQSQPGVGSIGVVGGRKREIQLVVDPQRLRGYGLAIGDVSQALQAQSVDLPGGRATQGGRERIVRLTAEARSVSEIGDIILASPKGTPVRVRDVAAVVDGAQEARGSARSDTGAAIALVVRKQSGSNTVQVAELVKESLAELNTQLPQGVTVSTISDNSTSIRASIHAVQEDMLVGGVLAVLIVLVFLRNLRSTLVSAIALPVSVVGTFAVMALLGFTFNIITMLALTLSIGLLIDDAIVVIENIVRHLEEGKTPIQAALEGTRQIAIAVFAVTLAIVAVFIPVAFMEGMIGQFFYQFGVTVAVAVLISYAVSMTLTPMLSSRLLKGHGHGAPSNRVSAAIERVLVGMENGYRRILGAVLNRRGLAMAAAVGVLVLTLGLARFLKFTFIPAADNGSVRVTLELPVGSTLEDTERELGIVAQQVRTLEGVKETFSTAGGGALEEVHKGEVMVNLVPRKERSFDQEAFKVRLRDTLAQRPGVLMSVQDVSGVGGGGRTQQVQYVLRGTDWSQVVTSSEKLLAAMKSNPGLTDIDTTYRSGKPQYDVRIDRERAAQLGVPAAQVGASLRAYLGRDEFMTYREGGETYDVKLRLPDATLASQEALGQLTVRTSSGQLVELRNVANITPSEGPVQIDRLNQQRQITLLANLAPGYTLGEAMGYLTAQAQQELPQGVTGGFSGNAKEMGKTVAAFATALGLGILLLYMILAAQFESYIHPFTIMLSLPFAIIGAIGALLLSGNAMSMIALIGVIMLMGLVVKNGILLVDFTQQLREAGKSARDALLEAAPVRLRPILMTTIAMVAGMVPVALARGDGAETRVPMALVIIGGLITSTVLTLVVVPVVYSLLDGLASRKRHAKAEQPAEMQPDPSPVPGTV